The proteins below come from a single Sorghum bicolor cultivar BTx623 chromosome 4, Sorghum_bicolor_NCBIv3, whole genome shotgun sequence genomic window:
- the LOC8069942 gene encoding protein STRUBBELIG-RECEPTOR FAMILY 3 isoform X1, with the protein MRSRTRLLGVAAAVFAWLAASCSHAFPFPIPLLEPYTSQKDVDAINDLYAALGSPDLDGWTGSGGDPCREAWQGVQCDGPNVTAISLTRHVCRPVADRDLGGAGLGGKLSQTLGDFTAITELDLSNNQIGGALPQSLPPALARLDLSSNSLSGELPDSMAKLSSLSTLHVQNNQLSGTLDVLQDLPLTDLNVENNQFSGPIPDKLLSVPKFLRNGNHFTEEPTPGSSPTPATPPPPPPSPPVHPSHVPTPAAPEEPPVLNGSHPPIYVIPAPPQDAPPNRHRGRVSPAKAAGFSILAAGSLSIAVVAILFTASKRRRERSLRVGYLRGAEMSTPSSVRAPPTLRAVAIAKPEKDRDHRSVEAAEEKMEWTPRDYVKAAGSSFKNSSNGSIVSDKKNVQGGSGGPPPHLQLPFTLFTVASLQQYTNGFSDQDQTRETCFGKIYPADRPTGTKLSVLKLDGDAARTPVAEFLKIVHGVARLRHPNVQELVGCCVEHGQRLLVYKHFSDRTLEDMLRLEQAASSGPGETLRWDSRIAVALEAAKALEYLHEGAGKLMVHRHFRPEHVLVDGELRVSVSGCGLAPFAAQLSDYCGVTLSYEPPEAAGGGGGAAAAWTPKGDVYSFGVVMLQLLTGRRPYDSSRARGERHLVPWASARLYDLAALGKMADPRLGASPPPVRSLSRFADIISRCIQQEAEFRPAMSQVAQDLRRALEDACSGTGSGGAAQA; encoded by the exons ATGCGAAGCAGAACACGCTTGCTCGGAGTAGCCGCCGCCGTCTTCGCATGGCTCGCCGCCTCCTGCTCGCACGCGTTCCCCTTCCCCATCCCCTTGCTCGAACCCTACACCAGCCAGAAGGACG TTGATGCCATCAACGACCTGTACGCGGCGCTGGGCTCGCCGGACCTCGACGGCTGGACGGGGTCGGGAGGAGACCCCTGCAGGGAGGCATGGCAGGGAGTGCAGTGCGACGGCCCCAACGTGACGGCAAT TTCACTGACGCGTCATGTGTGTCGACCTGTGGCTGACAGAGACCTCGGAGGTGCAGGACTGGGAGGGAAGCTGAGCCAGACACTTGGAGATTTCACTGCCATCACAGAACT GGATCTGAGCAACAACCAAATCGGCGGCGCGCTGCCACAGAGCTTACCACCTGCGCTGGCACGACT AGATCTTTCTTCAAATAGTCTCAGTGGAGAACTACCGGATTCGATGGCAAAGCTAAGCTCACTGTCAACACT GCATGTGCAGAACAATCAGCTAAGTGGGACACTCGACGTGCTTCAAGATCTTCCCCTGACAGATCT GAACGTGGAGAACAATCAGTTCTCTGGACCAATCCCAGACAAGCTGCTCTCAGTCCCCAAATTCCT ACGAAATGGCAACCACTTCACCGAAGAACCGACCCCCGGGTCCTCCCCAACTCCGGcgactccgcctccgcctccgccgtcgCCTCCGGTTCATCCAagccatgtgccaacaccagcTGCACCAGAAGAGCCTCCAGTACTCAATGGCTCACACCCACCCATATATGTGATTCCAGCTCCTCCACAGGACGCCCCTCCGAACAGACACAGGGGCAGGGTGTCGCCGGCGAAGGCCGCCGGGTTCAGCATCCTCGCCGCCGGTTCGCTGAGCATCGCCGTCGTTGCGATCCTGTTCACGGCGTCGAAACGGCGCAGGGAGAGGTCCCTTCGTGTAGGGTACTTGAGAGGAGCTGAGATGAGCACGCCGAGCTCGGTGAGGGCGCCTCCTACACTACGTGCAGTTGCCATTGCCAAACCAGAGAAAGACAGAGACCATCGTTCAG TTGAAGCTGCTGAggagaagatggagtggactccGAGAGATTATGTCAAGGCAGCAGGATCATCTTTCAAGAACAGCAGCAACGGGAGCATCGTGTCAGATAAGAAGAATGTTCAGGGCGGTTCAGGAGGCCCGCCACCGCACCTGCAACTCCCTTTCACGCTCTTCACGGTTGCATCGCTGCAGCAGTACACCAACGGTTTCAGCGACCAGGATCAGACAAGGGAGACCTGCTTCGGCAAGATCTATCCAGCAGATCGCCCAACGGGAACCAAG CTTTCAGTACTGAAGCTCGACGGCGACGCGGCGAGAACGCCGGTGGCTGAGTTCCTGAAGATCGTTCATGGCGTCGCCAGGCTCCGGCACCCTAACGTGCAGGAACTCGTGGGCTGCTGCGTGGAGCACGGCCAGAGGCTGCTCGTCTACAAGCACTTCAGCGACCGCACTCTGGAAGACATGCTGCGTCTGGAGCAAGCGGCGTCATCTGGACCTGGAGAGACACTTCGCTGGGATTCTCGGATAGCTGTGGCCCTCGAAGCTGCGAAAGCACTAGA GTATCTTCATGAGGGCGCCGGGAAGCTGATGGTGCACCGGCATTTCAGGCCTGAGCACGTCCTGGTCGACGGCGAGCTCAGGGTGTCCGTCTCCGGATGCGGCCTTGCTCCGTTCGCGGCTCAG CTGTCGGATTACTGCGGCGTGACGCTGAGCTACGAGCCGCCGGaagcggccggcggcggcggcggcgctgccgcggcgtggacgcccaagggcgacGTCTACAGCTTCGGCGTCGTGATGCTGCAGCTCCTCACCGGGCGCAGACCGTACGACAGCTCGCGAGCGCGGGGCGAGAGGCACCTGGTGCCGTGGGCGAGCGCGCGGCTTTACGACCTCGCCGCGCTGGGGAAGATGGCCGACCCGCGCCTCggcgcgtcgccgccgccggtaAGGTCGCTGTCGCGCTTCGCCGACATCATCAGCCGGTGCATACAG CAAGAGGCAGAGTTCCGGCCTGCCATGTCGCAGGTGGCGCAGGACCTGCGGCGCGCGCTGGAGGACGCGTGCTCGGGGAcggggagcggcggcgctgcacaGGCTTAG
- the LOC8069942 gene encoding protein STRUBBELIG-RECEPTOR FAMILY 3 isoform X2 has product MRSRTRLLGVAAAVFAWLAASCSHAFPFPIPLLEPYTSQKDVDAINDLYAALGSPDLDGWTGSGGDPCREAWQGVQCDGPNVTAIDLGGAGLGGKLSQTLGDFTAITELDLSNNQIGGALPQSLPPALARLDLSSNSLSGELPDSMAKLSSLSTLHVQNNQLSGTLDVLQDLPLTDLNVENNQFSGPIPDKLLSVPKFLRNGNHFTEEPTPGSSPTPATPPPPPPSPPVHPSHVPTPAAPEEPPVLNGSHPPIYVIPAPPQDAPPNRHRGRVSPAKAAGFSILAAGSLSIAVVAILFTASKRRRERSLRVGYLRGAEMSTPSSVRAPPTLRAVAIAKPEKDRDHRSVEAAEEKMEWTPRDYVKAAGSSFKNSSNGSIVSDKKNVQGGSGGPPPHLQLPFTLFTVASLQQYTNGFSDQDQTRETCFGKIYPADRPTGTKLSVLKLDGDAARTPVAEFLKIVHGVARLRHPNVQELVGCCVEHGQRLLVYKHFSDRTLEDMLRLEQAASSGPGETLRWDSRIAVALEAAKALEYLHEGAGKLMVHRHFRPEHVLVDGELRVSVSGCGLAPFAAQLSDYCGVTLSYEPPEAAGGGGGAAAAWTPKGDVYSFGVVMLQLLTGRRPYDSSRARGERHLVPWASARLYDLAALGKMADPRLGASPPPVRSLSRFADIISRCIQQEAEFRPAMSQVAQDLRRALEDACSGTGSGGAAQA; this is encoded by the exons ATGCGAAGCAGAACACGCTTGCTCGGAGTAGCCGCCGCCGTCTTCGCATGGCTCGCCGCCTCCTGCTCGCACGCGTTCCCCTTCCCCATCCCCTTGCTCGAACCCTACACCAGCCAGAAGGACG TTGATGCCATCAACGACCTGTACGCGGCGCTGGGCTCGCCGGACCTCGACGGCTGGACGGGGTCGGGAGGAGACCCCTGCAGGGAGGCATGGCAGGGAGTGCAGTGCGACGGCCCCAACGTGACGGCAAT AGACCTCGGAGGTGCAGGACTGGGAGGGAAGCTGAGCCAGACACTTGGAGATTTCACTGCCATCACAGAACT GGATCTGAGCAACAACCAAATCGGCGGCGCGCTGCCACAGAGCTTACCACCTGCGCTGGCACGACT AGATCTTTCTTCAAATAGTCTCAGTGGAGAACTACCGGATTCGATGGCAAAGCTAAGCTCACTGTCAACACT GCATGTGCAGAACAATCAGCTAAGTGGGACACTCGACGTGCTTCAAGATCTTCCCCTGACAGATCT GAACGTGGAGAACAATCAGTTCTCTGGACCAATCCCAGACAAGCTGCTCTCAGTCCCCAAATTCCT ACGAAATGGCAACCACTTCACCGAAGAACCGACCCCCGGGTCCTCCCCAACTCCGGcgactccgcctccgcctccgccgtcgCCTCCGGTTCATCCAagccatgtgccaacaccagcTGCACCAGAAGAGCCTCCAGTACTCAATGGCTCACACCCACCCATATATGTGATTCCAGCTCCTCCACAGGACGCCCCTCCGAACAGACACAGGGGCAGGGTGTCGCCGGCGAAGGCCGCCGGGTTCAGCATCCTCGCCGCCGGTTCGCTGAGCATCGCCGTCGTTGCGATCCTGTTCACGGCGTCGAAACGGCGCAGGGAGAGGTCCCTTCGTGTAGGGTACTTGAGAGGAGCTGAGATGAGCACGCCGAGCTCGGTGAGGGCGCCTCCTACACTACGTGCAGTTGCCATTGCCAAACCAGAGAAAGACAGAGACCATCGTTCAG TTGAAGCTGCTGAggagaagatggagtggactccGAGAGATTATGTCAAGGCAGCAGGATCATCTTTCAAGAACAGCAGCAACGGGAGCATCGTGTCAGATAAGAAGAATGTTCAGGGCGGTTCAGGAGGCCCGCCACCGCACCTGCAACTCCCTTTCACGCTCTTCACGGTTGCATCGCTGCAGCAGTACACCAACGGTTTCAGCGACCAGGATCAGACAAGGGAGACCTGCTTCGGCAAGATCTATCCAGCAGATCGCCCAACGGGAACCAAG CTTTCAGTACTGAAGCTCGACGGCGACGCGGCGAGAACGCCGGTGGCTGAGTTCCTGAAGATCGTTCATGGCGTCGCCAGGCTCCGGCACCCTAACGTGCAGGAACTCGTGGGCTGCTGCGTGGAGCACGGCCAGAGGCTGCTCGTCTACAAGCACTTCAGCGACCGCACTCTGGAAGACATGCTGCGTCTGGAGCAAGCGGCGTCATCTGGACCTGGAGAGACACTTCGCTGGGATTCTCGGATAGCTGTGGCCCTCGAAGCTGCGAAAGCACTAGA GTATCTTCATGAGGGCGCCGGGAAGCTGATGGTGCACCGGCATTTCAGGCCTGAGCACGTCCTGGTCGACGGCGAGCTCAGGGTGTCCGTCTCCGGATGCGGCCTTGCTCCGTTCGCGGCTCAG CTGTCGGATTACTGCGGCGTGACGCTGAGCTACGAGCCGCCGGaagcggccggcggcggcggcggcgctgccgcggcgtggacgcccaagggcgacGTCTACAGCTTCGGCGTCGTGATGCTGCAGCTCCTCACCGGGCGCAGACCGTACGACAGCTCGCGAGCGCGGGGCGAGAGGCACCTGGTGCCGTGGGCGAGCGCGCGGCTTTACGACCTCGCCGCGCTGGGGAAGATGGCCGACCCGCGCCTCggcgcgtcgccgccgccggtaAGGTCGCTGTCGCGCTTCGCCGACATCATCAGCCGGTGCATACAG CAAGAGGCAGAGTTCCGGCCTGCCATGTCGCAGGTGGCGCAGGACCTGCGGCGCGCGCTGGAGGACGCGTGCTCGGGGAcggggagcggcggcgctgcacaGGCTTAG